tgaagaagtaatgacagaaaacttccctaacctgctgaaggaaatatacacacaagcccaggagcgcagagtcccaaacaaaatgaaaccaaagaggccacaccaagacacatcataattaaaatgcaataggttaaagacaaagagaatcttaaaagcagcaagagataagTAGTttgttatctacaagggagctccactaagactgtcagatgatttctcaacagaaacattgcaggccagaagtgatgaaatattcagtgatgaaaagcaaggacctacaaacaagattttctacccagaaaagctataatttagaatctaaggacagataaagaacttcccagaatgAGAAAAAGCCAGAGGAATTATCAGCatcaaaccactattacaagatcttagaaagatttaagaaaaataagaaaaataaagataaaaaacatgaataacaaaatggcaataactacatatctatcaacaattactttaaatgtaatagcttagtgctccaatcaaaagacacaggatgactgaatggataagaaaacaaggcccttaCATATGAAGCCTACAAGAGAcctacacacagactgaaagacacacacagacagaaagtaaagggatggaaaaagatatttcacaaaaatggaaatgaaaaaaaatctggagtaacaatacttacaccagataaaatagactttaaaataaacactacaacaagagacaaagaaggacccaggaatcccacttctgggtatttatctgaagaaacccaaaacactattcaagaggacgtgtgcatccatacgttcattgcggcattatttacaaaatgtgGTGGCAGCCcaggtgtccattgatggaagaatagataaagaagaggtggtacatatatataatgaaatattactcggccatacaaaagaacgaaatcttaccatttgcaacaatgtggatggaccctAGAGGGTAttctgctgagtgaaataagtcacactgagaaagacaaatactgtatgattcacttatatgtggaatctgaaaaccaaaacaaacaaaccaaacaaaccaacccatagatataaagaacattttgatggttgctgatGGCAGGTTGGGAAAGATGggtgaagggggaggggattaagaagtacaaactggtagttacaacatagtcatggGACGTAAAgcatagcatggggaatatagtcagtagtgtTATAATtactgtgtggtgtcagatgggtactggatttatcaggatttattcataagtaaataaatgtctaatcactgtgttgtacacctgaaaactaataaaatattataagtcagctgtaattggaaaaaaataaaaaaataaaaggctgtcAATAATACATGAGAGTGCCTGTCACACTGTCCCATTGCCATACCAAGCattcacataaaaacaaaacctgttaATTTGATAGGTAAAATGATATCCAGTTttgttaatttgcatttgtttttttaacctgtaGGATGAGTATATTTACCACTCATTCATCTTATCGATGTTTCTTTATGCTCCATCTGTCCATGTCTTTCTTCGTTTGTCAACAACGGCAGGAGTGCTTTTGATTTATAAGGGAAAGTGACTTTTTCAAAGGTCAATGTTTACCATTGTGTAGGAGGTGGAGGGAGTGGGGACTTAGGAAGTCTGTAATTTCGGTTACCACAACCACCTCAGTTCCGAGAGGaaaccttttctgttttttaactgCCAGATTAGGGTAAAACAGTCAATTATGAAACAAGGAaacaccatcttttttttttttttttttttacacagtatCTATTTGTAAGTTTTTCACAAGAAATGTATAACAGTACGTCAAAGAGTGATCTGTGCTCCCATCTGGGACACTGGTTAGAAGGTGCCCTATTTAATCTCCCAAACACTCGAGTTCGGTATTATTCTGTCTGTTTTACAGAGGAGAGAGTAAAAGCTCAGAAGGTAAAGCTGCTTTCCAGGTTATAGACCAGGGTATATAATGGGCCAAAACTCTTATGCCCAATACGTGGCAGAATCAGAATATATGACCCAGTGGGACAGACTGCAGAGCTCAGTCCCTTTCCACCACAGGAAGTTTTCAggacagggcagggagaggggccaCCAAGTCAGAGCTGTAAACAGCGGGCAGCATTTTCAGTCTGAGCCGCCACAGCTTGTCCTTACAAGGCCACCCTCGGGCGGCCGGGAGACAGGGAGCGAGGGTCCCACTTGCCCGCCCCCTGGCCCCCACCGCTGCAGCCCGTCCCCAGCGCAGCTGCCCCACTGGCAGGCCATGGGGGCTTGTCCTGGCCCCTCACTCACCGCACATGACCCCCGCGGCCTGGGAGTGGGCGGAGGGGGCCGGCGGGTGGGGGGGCCGCTGGGAACCGAGACGGGCCCACGATTGAGGAGACTCGTGCCAAACAGCCAGCTGCGAACGAGTGGCGGCTGTGATGGCGCAGCAGCTGTGCCCACCGGGGAGGGGCAGTGGGCGGCCCGCGCGGACCCGGCCGCAGGGTTTGGTGGCGATTCCCGGTCCTGAGGAGTCGCAGGCCTCGCACTAAGGCCCCaacccttctccctctccctccgcTTCCAAAGTTGCTGGAGGCCCCGGGACAGGGATGCGTAGCCGCCACCTCCCCCATCCGACTCCTGAGCCTCCcgccacctccccacctccccgcGCAGCCCCACCTGTCCTGTTACTCACCAAGAAGGAGGCATGTTTGGAGCACCAGGGTGCGACCAGGACGGCGGCGGCTGCAGGAGCCATGATTTACGCCCGTCCAGGGACCAAGCTTGGATGGCTCCTcctccgccccgccccccccaatCCCACCGGCGGTCTCTAGACCCGGCGGTAAGCTTCAAAGCTGCACCTTTGGAAACTACGGCTTGTTGCCAATAAGAACACTCCACGTGGGTTATATAAAATTTGGAGGACATAGAAAATCGTGAGGTGTGATAACAGACGGCTAACAAAAATCACTTGCTGTCACACCTGCAGAGCTAACTACAATTAACATGGTTTCTGCACCCCCAGCTTTACTGACGTACAACAGATGCACGGTTAAGGTGTAACCACGTGATTTGACCCATGGAAGTATTGCAACGTGACCACCCCAGTAAGGATGGTTAACCCTCCATCCTCTCCAGTAATTACCATGCTTTCACGCGTGTGtgataacatttaagatctactgtcttaataactttcaagtatataatacagtgaGTATGTTCATCACAGTCGCTGTGCCATACGTAGGTCCCCGGAACTTCCTCATCTTCTCCGGGGGAACTCTGTGCCCTCTGACCtgcatctccccatttccccgcACCCCAGCCCTGCAACCGCCCTTCTACTCTCTACGTCTATGACTTCAGCTTTTGTAGATTCCACGTATGTGAGAACATATagttgtgtttctctgtctgatttatttcacttagcgtaagactctcaagatgcatccatgttgtcacaaaagacAAGATACTCTTCTTAGTTATGGCCGATATATATATCTGAATaagacatacagagggtgccaaaaaagcgtatacacattttaatagatgttttctatgctcaagcagtagttcgccgtaatcagaagtatctagaccctgagcacctcttgtcattgcagaagtgaAAAGTGACCATacattgagtactacaattttaattcaggtttttcctttcttaaaatgcgtatgcatatttttggcaccctctctatatatctatgcattttctttatccagtcctttgtcaatggacatttaggttgcttccacatcctgctattgtaaataatgtgcaatgaacatgggagtgaagATGTCTCTTTGAGATggagatttcatttccttcagatgaatacccagaggaagaattgctgggtcatatagtatttttaaaaattttttgaggcctctccatcctgttttccatagtggccacaccgatttacactcccaccagcagtgcacagggGTCCccttactccacatcctcaccaacacttattgtcTCTTGTTTTTTGGATAATAACAGCCATTcaaacaggtgtgaggtggcatctcaggTGGTTTTGATTGGCACTTCACTGATGATTGGTGATGGTGGGCACCTTTCATGTACCTATCTGTCGGCCATCTGAATATCTTCTTTAGAAAGTCTTCTGCTTATTTTCAATCGATCATAAGCATTTTTGTATAGTTCCTCTGGGTATGTCTTTCTGGGCTTTTCaaaatcacatgaaaaaaaaGCTATCTTTTAGAGAAAGTCATGGTCTCCAAAGGGTGTTATGTGAGGTGATCCATTGTGGTCtcagaagaaaatagaagaatgtctgtttatatttttatttacaagaaaggaaaaaaccccTCCTAACATATAGCAGGATTTCCCTGGTGCCCTGGCTTGGTGTATTTGTCAGACAGTCACGTGTGAGGGAACGACCCCAGGAGAAAGCGTGCGGCCCCGGCGGGTTCAGGGTGGTGCTCTAACTTGCAGCATCAAGGTCAGATGCTCACTGTCTAGGGGGCATGATAGCACTGAACCAACCAGCCCAGCGGGGCAGAGTTGTTGACAAAGATCTCCTCCGACTCCATAGACGGAACACACCACACACTGGGGAGCTGCCCCTGCTCCCGCATCTGCTGTAAGCTCTTCAAACGTTCCCTAGCTTGAATATTTGAATTCAAAAACTCAAAGTCACCAAAAAAATTCAAGACCACATGAAACACGCCCGTGCCTCCACTACTGTTAATAATAACTCTTACTGCAAACGCACATTGTCTTGAGGGATTATTACTGGCTAGGTTTGTATGAAGCCATTGTGAACTTACTCAAGTATTGTTCATTCCATGGATACAAATATctcatatttctatattttaattattggagtatactttaaaatgtaaaatcacaaATTAGTAAATATACCCATGGTGGGATTGCCAgcttaaaatcttttatttttttgtaacccTGCCATGAAAAGTTTCTAGAACATTGAATCTGACTCTTTCTTTGTCCTCTCTACCACCCAATGATTCTGAAGGTAAAcaccttgtttttaattttactagtGCCTTCCTATAAATTGATAAAAAAGAGTTTGAACACATTTTTCCACTAATTATAGATGTTACAAGTGGAATGCTATATATTTCCTTTCCTATATTCACTGAGATTTGAAcattacttttctctctctctctctacaactttccagttttttaaatatatcatttggGCTTCTATATAGTTTTTAGCTATTAAATCTTGTATACTTCTTGTCTTATTTtccagaaatctgaaaatatttgcattacaaGTTTGGTTCTCCAGCAGCTTGAGAGGAACGTGCTAAAATGGGCTCACGCTCaagtttctttaagaaaaaagaagaggtttAATGAAGGATTCTCACGTACTGAGACTGAATTGGATCTGGAAAATTCCAGGAAAGTGGAAGCCAGGGACACTTAGGCTCTACAttgttccttcattttaaaggaatgttACAATAGAATCTGTGACTATTGGAAACACACTTTGCTGCTAACGAGAGAGCTCTAACCCTGGGGACCTGAGCAAATTATGAGCTTCTTTGTCTCGTGTCCAGAAAACATGTGTAGGGGAGAACTGCAGAGTAAAAAATGGTGATTCTGTGAAGCGTCAGGGTCCCAGACTCCTTGTATGTTTCTGGTCCTTGCGTGTGGCTCCCATCGTCAAGGTCACTGAAATGTGACCTTGGCTGCTGGAATGCTAGCTATCACGTCCACATTCCAgacaacagaaagaagaaaggaggagatggGTGAGACAGCTTTCCCTCAAGTCCCACCCAATGACTTCTGCTTACATTTCATTGGCCCTCCTTGACCtacaagggagtctgggaaatgtcaGTTTTTAGTAGGCTCCTCACTACCACCAAATACACAGTTGGGAGGAAGAGGGTAGAGAATGGGTAGGAAACTAGCAGTTTCAGCCATAACACCCTTTAACATGTTTCTTTGAGCAAATATACGGCTTTCCGCCTGTTAAGATCATTTCCTAAAAGTAGAATTTCAAGATCAACGTGAATTGTGCATTTATATACTGACAAATTGCTCCCCAAATGGCTGGGCATGTTTACATTCCCACGGACAGTGCACGGGAGTTCCCGTTTTCTCACAGTCTTGCCAATACGGGTCACTGTTATCCTGACTGTCAGTATGATAGGAAAAACGGtttcttgtttcatttccttttccatgaTAATTCGTGAATTTGAGCACCTTTAACAAACTAACTTGCTGGCTTGACAAATATAAGTTGTCCAAGAAAAAgacctccccttctctcccatccGTGCGCTTTCTCACCCCCATCACAACTGCCCCAGACAAGACTTGGGTTACAGGTGGTGCTCAGGAACGCACATGCATAAAAGCTGACTAAGCTAATACAGACATGTTCCATGATATTGCTTGGGGaagcaatttaattttcttctggaCCCGGTAAAATACAAACGAGGAACAAGAGGCCAGGGAGATACTTGCTGATCAGTCATGAGGGCTGGGTGCGGCCGCACAGAGGCCGTTTATGATTCTGGGAAGCTGCTGATCCAGTTCCCATATATGACTCCTCGTCACGAGGGGCTGTCTGGGGTTTGTCCTGGGAGGGGAGGAGTGGACATGGCTGGGAAGAGGAAGAATGGCAGCTCCGTTCCTGCTGAAGTCCTGGTGGATCCGTGGCGTTGCACACTCATCCGCCTAAATACGCAGCCGAGTTTGAGCTTCACCCCACGTGGAAACCCACCGTGCACCACTGGGCAATGGCGCCCTGTCAGTCAGTAACACGACAGGGACTCCACCTGGTCCTGTGTTTTTCGAGATGCGCATCTTTAGGTAACTCAGATGTCAGCTCATCAAACTTGATCTGAGGCCGACTCTTACAGCCTGTATGATCCAGTGCCATCTCGTCTCCAGGAACTTTTGAGCCCTCTGTTCTCACAGTCTCCCCACCCCATGCAAAGTTTTGTGATGATTCAGACCTATTTGCATTCCCTGAAATGAGCCACTGGAGCAGAACATAAATAAGCTCGCTGCACCTCTGGAGGTTGTCCTAAGAAGGCTCACAGGGCATAGCGTCGGCCATCTTGTTGGCAGTCCCCTCACTGTCctttcaaatcccacctctgacAAGTGACGCCCCCCTCAGAGTGGGAGTCCAGCCTCTCAACTCCACTTGCTTATCTCATGTTTTTCTCATGCCTGTCTGCCTGTCTCAGCCTCTTTGGAATTTTGGTGAataaaatttgtccatttcattacATCGTCTCAGAAGATTTTGGTAGCTCCTTGCAAATTCCCTCCATAGATAGGAAAGAAGACAAATCACAACATTCACTGTGGCCCAAGCTCCTCCGCCCTGTGTCATATCTCACTGCCTCATTTTTCTAATGAGGGGGCAGAGCTCCTCTCTCTGGGACACTTTTAATGGTCATGTAACCTCACGGTCCTTTCTGGCTCTGGCCCTCTTCTCAAGGGGACCAATTCATCGGATCTGAATGTACTTTCCAACTCAGCCAGGAGGTGCTGGGGTCCAAGGTGGGAAGTGTGCAACAATTCTGATGGAATCTGACAGCGATTCGGTTTAGAGCCGCTCTCCTATCACAGGTTCTGCCTGTTCAGAGCCAGGGACCACCCTGGTGTCATGCCCCTCCGCACCGGAAGTCAGCATCCTTTGGTGGAAGCCCTTCCTCTTACAGGAAAAGCAGAATCAGCAGTGTGACAGCCTGAGTCTTTCCTTTGCCTCCCCCCGTTAAGCCGCAGTCAGTCACTGGGACACCATCGCCCAACAAAGAATCCTCTGCACCACACAGGAGGACCCCCGGAAGAGCCATACATCAGTACCTCTGACGGCGGGTGGGTTGGGCCTCGTGGACGTGCAGAACCATTGGAGCAGCGGTGGCATGGCCCATGAGTAGAGGACCCAGGAAGTGTGGTGGTGACCGAGGCCAGAGGCTGCAGGAAGCACGAGAGCAAGCCAGGCACCCTCCTCCCCTGTGCTGTTTCCGTGGCGATAACGCAGTGATGATGGCCCACCCAGCAGCGGGGGTGCCCACATTCCCAGAGATCCCATTTCTACCAACAGAAAAAGTGCCACACGTGCCATTGGCCGTGTGTGACCAGGGAGCTAGGGCACAAGGGTTAGAGTCGCGGGAgctggagcagagctgggagaggtCGTGTGCGCAGCCGTCCTGCTGGGAACGGAGACATCCTGGGAGCGCTGCCTTCTCCTGCTTCTTCCACTCAAATGACCTTCGCGGCCTGTCCTGGCCTGTGGACCTCACTGTAGATAGTAGTGACAGGTATCTTTCCTTCCAGAGGTTGCTCACGGACGCCCTAGGAGGGTAAGACAGGGGGTACCTGGAGCAGCTGAGGGGCCCGAGGGGCCTGGGTGGAAGCAGTGCTGCTGACATGACTGTGGGAGACTCCCCAGGGCCAGGACGACACTGGTCCCCCTGTAAACTCTCTCACTTAGTGAGTGGACTCGCCAGGAGTTAAGGGGCAGAGGAGCCAGAACGGGCAGATGACTGGGCTTCACAAGCCCACATGGGACACAGGGACCTGGGGGGCCCAGGTGGCCCAGCTCCAGCTCTCACCTTGTCCCCTCCCTCCTGAGACACTTGCTGGCTCAGCTCTGCATAGCAGATGCCATCCTCATGGACCCGACAGCCATCCTTCAGTCCCGCACCTGAGTCACACACAAAATAAAGCTCGACTCTGAGCCTTAGAACCCTGCACACCCCCACCACCATGAACGCCAGGGCCATGGCCACACCACCCCCCTGTGCAGGGAGAAAGGGACAAAGGGACAAAGGGCACCGTGCGGAGGGGAGGGGTTGGGCCTGAAGGAGATGTGCAACCTGCCTGTTCCAGCCTCcatctccttcttcttcccacGTTTCTTCCAAAAGTAGAGTCCGGCTACCACAGTCAGCAGTACGACCATGACAGCACCTGCAATGCCTGCCACGTGGCGACCAGTGGCCTGTCCCTGGGAATCTGTTTCCCTCACACGGAGAGAGTGAAGAAGGGTAAGGCAAGAGAGAACGTGAGGTATCCATTGccaaggggaggaagagagagcaggtGGAGAAGCCTGCAGGTCCTGGATCAGAAGCCGAGGAGGGAGGAGCATGGCAGGAACAGAGAGATGACAAGGGATGGTGTGGTCCCCCGGGGCTCGTCACCCAGATGGGGGACAGAAAATACCACACGAGGTGATGGGTAACCTGAGTCTGGAGGGAGCAGGAGCTTCCCAGACACTCTGGGTGGGCACAGCACTGCAGGAAGGGGGCACCCTGGAGAAAGCCGCCCCTGGGAGTTGCCAGCACCCCTGGGGCAGGCAGCACAGGGAGGGGGTCCTGTGGGTCATGCTGAGTGTGGAAATTCACCTGGGACAGAGATTGAGGTGTGAGGAGAGGGTGACGGGTTTTACGGGATGCTGACACATCAGACCCCCCCAGTGGGTGGAGGATGGGTTCGAGAGGTGAGGCTGCACAGGGCGCACAGGTGAGTCAGTCATTCAGTGACACACCGACTGTGAGCCAACTCGGCCAGAAGCCCTCTTGGCACAGGGAGCCAAGGAGGACAAGGCGTCCAGGCTCCAAGGAGACACATCCACACACAGGGCACTGCCACGCAGTGTGGGGCATGACGGTTCCTTGAAGGAGGTGACGCCTGAGGGCAGGACAGGACGGCAGCCTCATGGTCTTGGGCAAAGGAGAACCAGGAGCCTTTTGTTCAACCTCATTAAGAGCCGAGCTCCAAATCCagtgaggggccctgtgtgacaGCGTGGGTCACGTGATCACAACGTCAGTGGTGCCTGAGGGAAATCCGTCagtaaaatattcaagaaattaaaatttgtgaGGGAGGGCGGATGGTAGAGGCACAGACTGTCTGCAGGTCACAGCCTGAATAGCAAGTTGACTTCGGGAAGCGTGAGGTGTGCAGGGTGTGAGTGACGTCAGAAACGGGGAGGGGTGGCCCACCCCGAAATCTCACAGGGAGCCCCTGGAGAGCAAATCCCACAGGGGACACAGAAGATGACACGACCCAGTTTCTGTGTGCATTAAACCGCTCTGGAAGATGGTGTGGGAGGGAGGACGGCTCCCTCCGGGGTCAGCAGGACAcgtgtggggaggagggcaggtcGGCGAGAGACATTTAAGCACAGAAACAAGGGGGGTGAGACCCCCACTGCTCTGTATGTGTGACCAGGTGGCAGGTGAGCTGTGAACCTGCAGGGCCCGCAGTGCTACCTGCCCCTTCCCTGGCACATGTACTCACAACGGGCACAGACGTCCCCCAGGGTGGTGGTGGCCGTTTTCCGGTCCACCTGGTTGCTGACTGCACAGGTGAAGCTGGTGTTGAGCTGCTCCAGGGGCAGGCTCACAGCCAGGGGCCAGGCGCTGGAGCCTGGTCCCAGGGTCCCTCTCTGCTGCCACTTCCTGGGGACGTCACTGTGCCACCAGGTCACATTCAGGAACTCCGAGGCCCCCTCGGCTCTGCACTCCAGGGTGAGGTTTGCACCAGTCCTGCTGTGACAGACAGTGACGTGGCCTGTatctggggggaggggcaccGGCTCTGCAGGGAGATATGGGGGAGAAGGAAGGCTCAGGTGGGGGCCCTTCACAGTGCAGTCCTCACCCAGTCTGACGAGCGCTGGCGTCCTCCCGCTTATGAGGGCGAGAGCATTTTCCAGGTAAAACAGAACTGGCCAAAACACACAGCAAGCGCTCATAAGGGGGGAACCGTGGGCTGAGACCCGATGTGATTTACCGGCCTGAACAAGTCCTAAAACTCTCCTACAAAAAAACGAAGTCTGGACCCCATCTACCCAAAGCCCACTGTTTCCACAAGTTGGGGTGTCTCCTGGGAGGTGCAGAGTGTGCACAGGAGGACGGCCCAGGCCAGGGCTGAGCTCTGCGTCCCCTCTGAGGCCCCGGGGACAGCTTGGTCCAGGGGCAGAGAGGAAGCTGCCAGCTCTGGGAGCCCAGGGAAAGTCCCGCGCTCTCACAAGAGACATTTGTGGGAAAGGCAGTGGTGGTGACGAGGAAGGAGAGCTGTCAGCGTGGGTAGGACATGCCACTGAACTTGAGGTCCACACAGGAAGCCAAGTGACAGTCACATGGGGACTTCAAGCTGCAAAAAGCACTGGCTGCAGCAGGATATGCCGTGAGGGAGGTTCTCtagggaaagaaggaagtggCCGGAGGAGCCTAAGAGGTGTGGCAGTGTGAACTGATCCTGGGTGCCCGGAGGCTTTCTGAGCTGGATGTGAGGGTGTCAGTGAGTGAGGCTGCCCTGGGCAGGTGCAGGTGAGAGCGGGCGGGGCAGGGAGCACCTGCCTACACCTGGGTTTGCAGACTGTGGTGGGCCCAGCGGCGGCCCCCCACGACGTCCACGTGGTAAGTGTCAAATCCTTTGAGCATGTTCGAAGACACGCAAGGGAGAATTAAGGGAACAGAATGACCATTGCTAACCAACTGCAGGATAAGAAGGAGATTGTCTAATGTCTGGATGGGACCCAGAAAGCACAAGGTCCTTCAAACTGGAAATGGAAGGAGAGGGTTCAGATGGATGCACGTGAGAAGGACGAGAGCCACACTGCTGGCCTGGAAGACGAGGGACGGTGGCCCCCATGCCAGGGACGCGGGTGCCACTGGGACGTGGGAAGGGCAGGGTTTGCCTCCCCACAGCCCGCAGAAGGGCAGCAGCCCGGCCACCACCCTGCCTCCCGCTCAGTTGTGACCTCACTGGGGCCGGTGATATTATGTGTCTTTGGATCTAAGCACAGAGCCGTCGTATCTGTGACAGCAGCACAGAGAACTAGCAACCAGTGAAGTATGGCCGAAGTGATTCCTCTAGAGGCAGAAGTGCTGTGGGGATAATGCCCCATCCCCCGTTCTGTTCTCCTGTCCCCAACACTGCAGTGACTGTACCCCAGTGTGAGGTCCTGGTCTGCTCTGCACTTGAGCTGAGTCCACTCACCCTGACTTCACGGGAGCAAAGAGAGACTGAAGGCGGGGTTCGGAAGGAGTCCCCGAAGGAGGGCTAAGTGACACTCCTAGGGACCAGAAAAGGAGGTGGCCCCGGGAGGGTGGGAGGTGGCACGCACCGTAGACAGACAGCTGGAACACCTGGGTAAATTCACTTCCATGTGTGAAGCTGGCTCGAGCCCAGTACTGCCCACTGTCCTCACGGGTCAGGTTCTGAATGAGCAGGGACGTCATATTGGGCACACGGACCCTGTGCTTGTACTTGTCCTGGAGGCTGACCCAGGTCAGTGGGTCCCCACCGCTGCCCACTCGCAGAAAGACTCTGTAGGTGGTCTTGGGGCCAAAGCTCCACGAGATCTCTCCTGGCTGAGCTTCTGGGTCTCCTTCCAGCTTCCGAGTCACGTTGAACCACACGGAGCCTCCTTGGACCCTCTCCAGAGAGACGTCGGCTATAGAATCTGCACCTCCAGTGCTCACGGGCCCAATGCCGCAGACGCCTAGGGCATCGGAAAAGGGAGGCGTGAGGATGAAGGAGACGACCACACAACCCGTCTTCCGGGGAAATCCACCAGGGCTCCCCCTGGAGTGTCGGGAGGCAGCCTGGTGCAGGGAACGTGAACATTCAGAATCCAGTCCTGCTGTAGCAGGAGCCGCCCCGAGCAGGCCACTCGCTCACCTGCAGCCCTGCAGACCCTTACCTGCCTCACACTGGCAGGTGACGGAAACGAGATCATGGACCACGGCGCCCAGAACATATCTTGTCAGTAACAAGCGCATCTGTAGGAGGCAGCTTCTAGAGTGGCTCCGTCTCCTCTTGTGGTCACACTGTGTGACCCCCTCCCCTGGGTGTGGCTGTACCTGGTGACTGGCTTCTAAGTAGTGGAGTGTGGCATAGGTGATGGCTGTCCCCTGGAGAtcagggtcacacagcactgGGCCCACCTgcccgtccgtccgtccgtccatcagTTCGTCCTGcactctcctctcctccaccctcctGCCCACACTGATGAGCCAGCTGCCCTGTGCAGACCTCCTCATGCCAAGGAGCTGAGGGCGGACTCGGGCCGCTGCAGGGCTGAGCAGTGTCCTGGACCAACAGCCCCAGGAGTGCGTGCCACCGGCAAACCGCGAGTGAGCGGGCAGCAGGACCCCTCCCCGTTACCCCTGGAGCCCCAGCCCAGGTCTGGATTTCCGTCTGAGACACCCTGAGCCAGAGGAGCCCGCAGAACAGCCTGGGTCCTGCCTCACAGAATCCGTGACACTGCACAGCGTGGCGTTTTCAGGCACTAAGCTTGAGTAGCAGCGCCCACAGCAGGAATAACTGGGACAATAACGAAGCTGGTTCCTTCCCCCTTTCTAGGCAGCCTAGTGGTCAGGATGGGCTGGGCGGTGCTGTGGTCACCATGACAACACCTGGGGGTCTTAGAACCAGGTGTGTCTGTCCCACATCACGTGTCCCATGAC
This DNA window, taken from Rhinolophus ferrumequinum isolate MPI-CBG mRhiFer1 chromosome 22, mRhiFer1_v1.p, whole genome shotgun sequence, encodes the following:
- the LOC117014536 gene encoding uncharacterized protein LOC117014536; this translates as MSACCVFWPVLFYLENALALISGRTPALVRLGEDCTVKGPHLSLPSPPYLPAEPVPLPPDTGHVTVCHSRTGANLTLECRAEGASEFLNVTWWHSDVPRKWQQRGTLGPGSSAWPLAVSLPLEQLNTSFTCAVSNQVDRKTATTTLGDVCARYSQGQATGRHVAGIAGAVMVVLLTVVAGLYFWKKRGKKKEMEAGTGAGLKDGCRVHEDGICYAELSQQVSQEGGDKGVREQPLEGKIPVTTIYSEVHRPGQAAKVI